A single window of Nicotiana tomentosiformis chromosome 1, ASM39032v3, whole genome shotgun sequence DNA harbors:
- the LOC138891468 gene encoding uncharacterized protein, producing the protein MKIRASKNAITSLYNDVGIEISGPKAVEKEFLTFFTKLMGKMMTSWNCIAITLIPKIPAPTQVKDYRPIACCTTLYKIIAKILTNILKKVIKVHVSRPWISSKVYQLGHGMCNHSFLFIGIQWRSYKPFQAKREISQGDPMSPYLFVIATEYLQREMNQLPMIKEFKYHPRCKKLGVTHICFSDDLLIFCMADINSLIILQETFQRFSAASGLQTCHDLKTSSRDSAYRGTR; encoded by the exons ATGAAGATCAGGGCCAGCAAGAATGCCATCACTTCTTTATATAATGATGTGGGAATAGAGATCAGTGGTCCAAAGGCTGTGGAAAAAGAATTCCTTACATTCTTTACAAAGCTTATGG GGAAAATGATGACATCATGGAACTGCATTGCTATTACATTGATCCCTAAGATTCCAGCACCAACTCAGGTGAAAGATTACAGACCAATAGCATGTTGCACTACATTGTACAAGATTATTGCTAAGATACTGACCAACATACTCAAGAAAGTGATAAAG GTGCATGTTAGCAGGCCTTGGATTTCCTCAAAAGTTTATCAATTGGGTCATGGAATGTGTAACCACAGTTTCTTATTCATTGGTATTCAATGGAGGTCTTACAAACCATTCCAGGCTAAGAGAGAAATCAGTCAAGGGGACCCAATGTCACCCTATCTCTTTGTAATTGCAACGGAATACCTGCAAAGGGAGATGAACCAGCTGCCCATGATCAAAGAGTTCAAGTACCACCCAAGATGCAAGAAGCTAGGAGTGACACATATCTGTTTTTCTGATGACTTACTTATATTTTGCATGGCAGATATTAATTCACTCATCATACTTCAGGAAACCTTTCAAAGGTTTTCTGCTGCATCTGGTCTACAGacatgtcacgacctaaaaaccagcagtcgtgatagcgcctatcgtggaactaggtaa